In Exiguobacterium sibiricum 7-3, a genomic segment contains:
- a CDS encoding PilZ domain-containing protein — protein sequence MKVKRNESFRYHFDEPIAGEFYLVKDGRQTPVGLMKIHNISPSGMAIATPLKLPIDRAMSIVVEFSLIRGLEPLKLNGLILHEKWLDAQRLYGIRLETTKDEQQQIIDTIKQFVKTTS from the coding sequence TTGAAAGTCAAACGCAACGAATCATTCCGGTATCATTTCGATGAACCGATTGCTGGTGAATTTTATCTTGTCAAAGATGGACGGCAGACACCGGTTGGATTGATGAAAATTCATAATATTTCACCTAGTGGTATGGCCATTGCAACGCCGCTGAAACTACCGATTGATCGTGCGATGTCAATTGTCGTCGAGTTTTCTCTTATACGCGGTCTCGAACCTTTGAAGTTGAACGGACTTATTTTACATGAAAAATGGCTTGATGCTCAGCGTTTGTATGGTATACGACTCGAAACGACCAAAGACGAGCAACAACAGATTATAGACACAATCAAACAATTCGTTAAAACGACCTCTTGA
- a CDS encoding helix-turn-helix domain-containing protein produces MNSLPVSIGNEIKRIRKQKKMTQKELCDGICSQAEISKIENGRNSPTIDLLQQIAKRLRIPMSMLFRDQYKSEEFRECDRLLTSLFRSQQFDELINQIEQIRSQSTNKEILLLLEYFEIVCNERTKKLDFRSSISQLAHLTDTAEVWFESPQMYLRIKMAIANFYFENKQFVHSESVFEDVLRLKFDTIELKKARIKIIYNHAQQLSFQKNYEKGLQVVATGIQESLALDDASFLGHFYFQRGYFTKKTNGTMDDIKRDFTLSYSLFKAFEMPSYEQLVIDSHEEFLLYRF; encoded by the coding sequence ATGAATTCACTACCTGTATCAATTGGAAATGAAATCAAGCGCATTCGTAAACAAAAAAAAATGACACAAAAAGAATTGTGTGACGGGATATGTAGTCAGGCAGAAATCAGCAAGATTGAAAATGGACGGAACTCACCAACAATTGACTTGTTACAACAAATCGCTAAACGCTTACGTATTCCGATGTCGATGTTATTTCGCGATCAATATAAAAGTGAGGAATTCCGTGAATGTGACCGACTTCTTACAAGTTTATTCCGAAGCCAACAATTTGATGAGTTAATAAATCAAATTGAGCAAATAAGAAGTCAGTCAACAAACAAGGAAATCTTACTCCTGTTGGAGTATTTTGAAATAGTATGCAATGAACGTACTAAAAAATTAGATTTTCGATCGAGTATCTCCCAATTAGCACATTTAACGGATACGGCAGAAGTTTGGTTTGAATCACCTCAAATGTATCTGCGGATCAAGATGGCGATTGCAAATTTTTATTTTGAAAACAAACAATTTGTTCATTCGGAAAGTGTTTTTGAAGACGTCTTACGTCTGAAATTTGATACGATTGAATTAAAGAAAGCCAGAATTAAAATCATTTACAACCACGCCCAGCAACTGTCATTTCAAAAGAATTATGAAAAAGGTCTACAAGTAGTAGCGACTGGAATTCAGGAAAGCCTTGCTTTGGATGATGCTTCGTTCTTGGGACATTTTTATTTTCAACGCGGTTATTTCACTAAAAAAACAAATGGTACCATGGATGATATTAAGCGAGATTTTACACTTTCCTATAGTCTGTTTAAAGCCTTTGAGATGCCAAGTTACGAACAACTTGTCATAGATAGCCATGAAGAGTTTTTACTGTACAGATTTTAA
- a CDS encoding helix-turn-helix domain-containing protein, with protein MNQLNVSIGNEIKRIRQERNWTQAELCQGICSQAEISKIENGRNSPTVDLLQQIADRLEIPVSFLLENQKQQESVKKIDHILLQLTREGSYEQIRLYDITTDDRFDETMILLKYYQIISEYRLNNFDHRTTSVQLSRLIEYYDIKYNYPDLYLRVKMAIAILYAENQEYKQAEKLYKELEETHFDFSNEKVIEQQLKVIYNHAKLLFKIGDYEESLNVASKGIHSSVLLKNTSYIAHLHYQMGEVLEAIYGDSEETRQSYVIAYELFTAFHMNRYANIVREVKRNFFLPIG; from the coding sequence ATGAATCAATTAAATGTTTCGATTGGCAACGAAATTAAGCGGATCCGACAAGAACGGAATTGGACACAAGCCGAACTGTGCCAGGGAATTTGTAGTCAGGCAGAAATCAGTAAAATCGAGAATGGACGAAATTCACCAACGGTTGATTTATTACAACAAATCGCGGATCGACTTGAGATACCTGTTTCTTTCTTACTTGAAAACCAAAAGCAGCAAGAAAGTGTAAAAAAAATAGATCATATATTGCTGCAATTAACTAGAGAAGGAAGTTATGAACAGATTCGGTTGTATGATATTACTACCGATGATAGATTTGACGAGACAATGATCTTGCTCAAATATTATCAGATTATCAGCGAATACCGTTTGAATAATTTTGACCACAGGACGACATCTGTTCAGCTTTCTCGATTAATTGAATATTATGATATTAAATACAATTATCCGGATTTGTATTTAAGAGTAAAAATGGCAATAGCTATTTTGTACGCAGAAAATCAGGAGTATAAACAAGCTGAAAAGCTATATAAAGAGTTAGAAGAGACACATTTTGATTTTAGTAATGAAAAAGTGATCGAACAGCAGTTGAAAGTTATATATAATCATGCAAAACTATTGTTTAAAATCGGGGACTATGAAGAGAGTCTAAATGTTGCATCAAAAGGTATTCATTCTAGTGTGCTTTTAAAGAATACTTCTTATATCGCACATCTTCATTATCAAATGGGGGAAGTCTTAGAAGCAATATATGGAGATAGTGAAGAAACCCGTCAAAGTTATGTTATCGCATATGAATTATTTACGGCATTTCATATGAATCGATATGCAAATATTGTTAGAGAAGTAAAACGAAATTTCTTTTTGCCAATAGGATGA
- the putP gene encoding sodium/proline symporter PutP: protein MTQEWISISLYLVMMLAIGYIAYKRTTNTEDYMLGGRDLGPGVTALSAGASDMSGWMLMGLPGAMYATGVSALWLALGLLIGCYVNYLILAPRFRLYTEMANDSITIPDFLENRFKDTSRILRTVSAVVIIVFFTFYTSAGIVSGGKLFESSFGFDYHYGMLLTIAVVVAYTLFGGFLAVSWTDFVQGCIMFIALVLVPVVALTDVGGIDGAYNYAENLDPTLFDPLKGTTFLGIIGFLAWGLGYFGQPHIIVRFMAIRSVKDLKKARRIGIGWMFISILGAMMTGLVGIAYFEGQGNGLGDPETVFIRFSDVLFHPYITGFLMAAILAAIMSTISSQLLVTSSALTEDFYKTFLNKKATDKQLVLTGRIAVLVIAVIGSVLAWNPSATILSLVGYAWAGFGSAFGPIILLSLYWKRMTKQGALAGMLSGAITVILWVQFGLSTTLYEMVPGFFTSLLFTVVVSLLTKQPVESVQEKFDDMEEELKEAVE, encoded by the coding sequence ATGACGCAGGAATGGATTTCAATCAGCTTGTATCTAGTCATGATGCTTGCCATCGGCTACATTGCATACAAGCGAACGACAAACACAGAAGATTACATGTTAGGTGGTCGAGATTTAGGGCCAGGTGTCACAGCTCTATCCGCCGGAGCATCCGATATGAGTGGCTGGATGTTGATGGGATTACCCGGTGCCATGTACGCAACTGGTGTATCCGCTTTATGGCTCGCTTTAGGTTTATTGATTGGTTGTTACGTTAACTATTTGATTTTAGCGCCACGTTTTCGTCTTTATACGGAAATGGCCAATGATTCAATTACGATTCCCGACTTCTTAGAAAATCGTTTCAAAGATACTTCACGTATTTTACGGACCGTTTCTGCAGTCGTCATTATCGTTTTCTTCACCTTCTACACATCAGCTGGTATCGTCTCTGGCGGTAAATTGTTTGAAAGCTCATTCGGCTTTGATTATCATTATGGTATGCTCTTGACGATTGCGGTCGTCGTCGCCTATACACTGTTTGGTGGCTTTCTCGCAGTCAGTTGGACCGACTTCGTCCAGGGTTGTATCATGTTCATCGCCCTTGTCCTCGTGCCGGTCGTTGCCTTAACGGACGTCGGTGGCATCGATGGTGCCTACAACTATGCAGAAAACCTGGATCCTACATTGTTTGATCCATTAAAAGGCACAACGTTCCTCGGAATCATCGGATTCCTAGCCTGGGGACTTGGTTATTTCGGACAACCGCACATCATTGTTCGTTTTATGGCCATTCGTTCGGTCAAAGATTTGAAAAAAGCACGCCGTATCGGGATTGGTTGGATGTTTATCTCGATTCTTGGTGCCATGATGACAGGACTTGTCGGGATTGCTTATTTTGAAGGGCAAGGCAATGGACTGGGCGATCCGGAGACCGTATTCATCCGTTTCTCTGATGTCTTATTCCATCCTTACATTACAGGATTCCTGATGGCAGCGATTCTTGCCGCCATCATGTCAACGATTTCGTCGCAGTTGCTCGTCACATCAAGTGCTTTAACAGAAGATTTTTATAAAACGTTCTTAAACAAAAAAGCGACAGATAAACAGTTGGTCTTGACCGGACGGATTGCCGTATTGGTCATCGCTGTCATCGGTTCCGTTTTAGCCTGGAATCCGTCAGCTACGATTTTATCACTGGTCGGTTATGCTTGGGCTGGTTTTGGTTCAGCCTTTGGTCCAATCATCCTGCTTTCGCTTTACTGGAAACGGATGACGAAACAAGGTGCCTTAGCCGGTATGTTGTCCGGTGCCATCACTGTCATTCTTTGGGTCCAGTTCGGTCTCAGTACGACACTTTACGAGATGGTACCTGGATTCTTCACGAGCTTACTCTTCACGGTCGTCGTCAGTCTCTTGACGAAACAACCGGTTGAATCGGTTCAAGAGAAATTTGACGATATGGAAGAAGAATTAAAAGAAGCAGTCGAATAA
- a CDS encoding class I SAM-dependent methyltransferase has translation MDKQKVVLTTCLRLTDDVRTRLQRLSETEQTIDFEVIERKKLSLPALHDQYQRSILVVDKNRLEYYPQGADSSFFFHPSSAVFRIKQFDRNGHDPLITIARLQEGMTVLDCTLGLGADAIVMSHAVGRSGQVIGLESNPVTALIVREGLQQWIEGYEPIVDAMRHIEVQLAEHLTYLKKCDSKTVDVIYFDPMFEKTVSESTHLDGLRQLANYEPLTEQVVAEAKRVARQRIVLKAHFESDLFERYGFERTKRKSSKLHYGVLEL, from the coding sequence TTGGATAAACAAAAAGTTGTATTGACGACATGCTTAAGACTGACTGATGATGTGAGGACCAGATTACAGCGGCTTTCTGAAACGGAACAAACCATCGACTTCGAAGTCATCGAACGAAAAAAACTGAGTCTGCCAGCACTTCATGATCAGTATCAGCGTTCCATCCTTGTCGTGGATAAAAATCGATTGGAATATTATCCGCAAGGAGCGGATAGTTCTTTTTTCTTTCATCCGTCTAGTGCAGTTTTTCGAATTAAACAATTTGACCGCAACGGTCATGATCCATTAATTACGATTGCCCGTTTGCAAGAGGGAATGACCGTCCTTGACTGTACGTTAGGCTTAGGGGCGGACGCAATCGTCATGAGTCATGCGGTCGGACGGTCGGGTCAAGTCATCGGTCTAGAAAGCAACCCGGTGACAGCCTTGATCGTAAGGGAAGGGTTGCAGCAGTGGATTGAAGGATACGAACCAATCGTTGACGCGATGCGTCACATCGAAGTTCAATTGGCAGAACACTTAACGTATCTCAAAAAATGTGATAGCAAGACGGTGGACGTTATTTATTTTGATCCGATGTTTGAAAAAACCGTTTCGGAATCAACGCATCTAGACGGACTGCGACAACTGGCAAACTATGAACCGTTGACTGAACAAGTAGTAGCCGAAGCCAAGCGTGTCGCACGACAAAGAATCGTCTTAAAAGCTCATTTTGAAAGTGATTTATTTGAACGGTACGGATTTGAGCGGACGAAACGAAAATCATCCAAACTGCATTATGGCGTCCTTGAATTATGA
- a CDS encoding glycoside hydrolase family 13 protein, which produces MERKWWHDSVVYQIYPRSFNDSNGDGIGDLVGIIEKLDYLKELGIDVIWLSPVYDSPNDDNGYDIRDYEAIMAEFGTMADFDRLLDQAHERGIKIVMDLVVNHSSDEHAWFAESRKSKDNPYRDYYIWRSANEDGTLPNNWGSIFSGPAWELDETTNEYYLHLFSKKQPDLNWENEKLRQEVYRMITRWLDRGIDGFRMDVINLISKTPGLPDATVPPGALYGDGGQHYINGPRIHEFLKEMNDASFGNYDVLTVGEMPGATTDDAILYTDPERKEVNMVFTFEHMDLDSGPGGKWDVQPFNLQKLKENFTKWQVALHEKGWNSLYWNNHDQPRVVSRFGNDTMYRVESAKMLATLLHLLKGTPYIYQGEEIGMTNVAFESIEEYEDIEIRNMWKERTDQGASPAELLRAVHVKGRDNARTPIQWDATEHGGFTTGTPWLKVNPNYPLINVEQALADPDSIFYYYKQLIALRHQHDLIVYGEYALILEDETDVYAYTRTYENETWYIYCSFSKEEVTIPLSHDTSDSVIGNYNESPMVSKEELVLRPYEAIVYRTVQ; this is translated from the coding sequence ATGGAACGTAAATGGTGGCATGACAGTGTAGTCTATCAAATTTATCCGCGCAGTTTCAATGATTCAAACGGAGATGGAATCGGAGATCTTGTCGGTATCATTGAAAAACTGGATTACTTAAAAGAACTTGGAATTGATGTCATTTGGCTGAGCCCTGTCTATGACTCACCAAATGATGATAACGGGTACGATATCCGGGATTATGAGGCTATCATGGCCGAATTCGGAACGATGGCAGACTTTGATCGTCTACTCGATCAGGCGCATGAGCGGGGTATCAAAATCGTCATGGATCTTGTGGTCAATCATTCTTCGGACGAGCATGCCTGGTTTGCAGAGTCACGAAAGAGTAAGGACAATCCATACCGGGACTATTACATTTGGAGAAGCGCCAATGAAGACGGTACGTTGCCGAACAACTGGGGATCTATTTTTTCCGGACCGGCTTGGGAACTAGATGAAACGACAAATGAATACTACTTACATCTATTCTCTAAAAAACAACCCGATCTCAACTGGGAAAATGAAAAACTCCGTCAAGAAGTCTACCGGATGATCACCCGCTGGTTGGACCGTGGGATTGACGGCTTCCGGATGGACGTCATCAACTTAATCTCGAAGACACCGGGTCTTCCGGATGCGACGGTTCCTCCCGGTGCTTTATACGGGGACGGCGGACAACATTATATTAACGGACCAAGAATTCATGAATTTTTAAAAGAAATGAATGATGCTTCTTTCGGTAATTATGATGTCTTGACGGTTGGCGAAATGCCGGGGGCGACAACTGACGACGCCATTCTTTATACAGATCCGGAACGAAAAGAAGTTAACATGGTCTTTACATTTGAACATATGGACTTGGATTCCGGCCCCGGTGGCAAATGGGATGTCCAACCGTTCAATCTTCAAAAACTAAAAGAAAACTTCACGAAATGGCAAGTCGCCTTACACGAAAAAGGCTGGAACTCGCTATACTGGAATAATCACGACCAGCCACGGGTTGTTAGTCGCTTCGGAAATGATACGATGTATCGCGTCGAATCCGCTAAAATGTTAGCGACCCTGCTTCACTTGTTAAAAGGAACACCTTACATTTATCAAGGGGAAGAAATCGGTATGACGAACGTTGCCTTTGAATCGATTGAGGAATATGAGGATATCGAAATTCGGAATATGTGGAAAGAGCGGACCGATCAAGGGGCTTCACCGGCAGAGTTACTGCGCGCTGTCCATGTGAAAGGGCGAGATAATGCGCGGACACCGATTCAATGGGATGCGACCGAGCACGGCGGCTTTACGACAGGAACACCATGGTTGAAGGTCAATCCAAACTATCCATTGATTAACGTCGAACAAGCTTTGGCAGATCCCGATTCAATTTTCTATTACTATAAACAGCTGATTGCGTTACGTCATCAGCACGATTTAATCGTATACGGCGAATATGCGTTGATTTTAGAAGATGAGACTGATGTCTATGCCTATACCAGAACGTATGAAAATGAAACATGGTACATTTACTGCTCATTCAGTAAAGAAGAAGTAACGATTCCATTGTCACACGATACCTCTGATTCAGTCATCGGTAATTACAACGAATCTCCAATGGTCTCGAAAGAAGAGTTAGTCCTTCGACCATATGAGGCGATCGTCTACCGGACGGTCCAGTAA
- a CDS encoding GNAT family N-acetyltransferase, with translation MDLKRRTLRHVDQTEFEHFLKYGEQAYGLSRQEIQGYDHELGVERAFDSVEHSYAEDFYFDLLVDEQLIGRVLLLKMGHYFQLDLMIFDSYSGRGFGTKAVQQALEQSDVLAVYEVRARVLPTSPHQEIASQILKTNGFVKQDDYFSKGRRKRYSLQRP, from the coding sequence ATGGATTTAAAACGTCGGACACTACGTCATGTAGATCAGACTGAATTCGAACATTTTTTAAAGTACGGCGAACAGGCTTACGGATTATCTCGTCAGGAAATTCAAGGATACGACCATGAGCTCGGGGTCGAGCGCGCCTTCGATTCTGTTGAACACAGTTATGCCGAAGATTTCTACTTTGATCTTCTCGTCGACGAACAACTGATCGGTCGTGTGCTCTTATTAAAGATGGGACATTATTTCCAACTTGATTTGATGATATTCGACTCATACAGCGGACGAGGTTTTGGAACGAAGGCTGTACAACAGGCACTCGAGCAATCAGATGTATTGGCTGTTTATGAAGTACGCGCCCGCGTCTTACCGACGTCTCCCCATCAAGAGATCGCTTCTCAGATTTTAAAGACGAACGGATTCGTCAAACAAGACGATTATTTCAGTAAGGGTCGGCGTAAACGTTACTCTTTACAACGCCCTTGA
- a CDS encoding queuosine precursor transporter: MNEWLWFPSILITMGLLLLSYRLFGKTGLMMWIAIATIIANIQVTQQVELYSYIFTLGNVVYGSCYLATDILNEKYGKKVARQGVYMGFFSLITTTLLMQYSLLYTPLNDTLAKDMSSSLNLLFGLLPWIALGSLSAYLVSQLFDVFIYSKIRQKTGEKKLWLRTTGSTVLSQLIDTLTFCAIAFHNLPFDIWWQIFITTYLAKFVIAWVATPFMYIAKRIHPTTPSKDVAA; this comes from the coding sequence ATGAACGAATGGTTATGGTTTCCTTCCATCTTAATTACGATGGGATTATTATTACTCAGTTATCGTCTGTTTGGCAAAACCGGTCTGATGATGTGGATTGCTATCGCGACGATCATTGCCAATATCCAAGTCACACAACAAGTTGAACTATATTCTTATATTTTCACATTAGGGAACGTCGTCTACGGGAGTTGTTACTTGGCAACCGATATCTTAAATGAAAAATACGGGAAGAAAGTAGCACGTCAAGGCGTCTATATGGGCTTTTTCTCGTTGATTACGACAACATTATTGATGCAATACAGCTTATTGTATACGCCACTTAATGACACACTGGCGAAAGACATGTCGAGTTCTTTGAACCTCTTATTTGGTTTACTTCCTTGGATTGCGCTTGGAAGCTTGTCTGCTTATCTTGTATCGCAATTGTTTGATGTTTTTATCTATTCAAAAATCCGTCAAAAGACCGGAGAAAAGAAACTTTGGTTACGCACAACTGGCTCGACGGTCCTCAGCCAATTGATTGATACATTGACGTTTTGTGCGATCGCTTTTCATAATTTACCGTTTGATATCTGGTGGCAGATTTTCATTACCACTTATCTCGCTAAATTTGTTATTGCCTGGGTCGCAACTCCCTTCATGTATATTGCTAAACGTATTCATCCGACCACTCCATCTAAGGATGTAGCAGCTTGA
- a CDS encoding FMN-dependent NADH-azoreductase codes for MGRLLFIEANDSTHQTKGISSHMNEAFLSRYRTHHPDDEVVVLNLFEERLPFFDLRLATAAAKLFRGEIVETDEHVPLDKLQEYLTGFLESDKIVFSFPMWNLTVPAPLHNYMDYLAQAGQTFRYTAEGSIGLVKGKQVLLLHSRGGDYSTADKADSEHAVRYMLDILRFFGIEDVQTIILEGHQQYPDRAEELVKKALSACEKAGETF; via the coding sequence ATGGGCCGTCTGTTATTTATCGAAGCGAATGATAGTACACATCAAACGAAAGGAATCAGCTCCCACATGAATGAAGCCTTTTTATCGCGTTACCGGACACATCATCCGGACGATGAAGTCGTTGTATTAAATTTATTCGAGGAACGGTTACCGTTTTTTGATTTACGTCTCGCAACTGCTGCCGCCAAACTGTTTCGCGGGGAAATCGTAGAGACCGATGAACATGTCCCGCTCGACAAATTACAAGAGTATCTGACCGGGTTTCTCGAGTCGGACAAAATCGTTTTCTCTTTCCCGATGTGGAACCTGACCGTCCCGGCACCCCTTCATAACTATATGGATTATCTTGCGCAAGCAGGTCAGACATTCCGTTATACAGCAGAAGGGTCGATCGGATTGGTGAAGGGAAAACAAGTATTGTTGTTGCATTCACGCGGCGGGGACTACTCGACTGCAGATAAAGCGGATTCCGAGCATGCCGTTCGCTACATGCTCGACATACTCCGTTTCTTCGGCATTGAAGATGTTCAGACCATCATTTTAGAAGGACACCAACAGTATCCGGACCGCGCGGAGGAACTCGTCAAAAAAGCCCTCTCCGCATGTGAGAAGGCCGGGGAAACATTTTAA
- a CDS encoding MalY/PatB family protein: MNEHMFDEVLEKRQTGSAKWDGLKQLFGSDQLIPMWVADMDVRPADSITKALTRRAASGNFGYSLFEEKAKHAIQHWFDKRYYQSVDPATILYSSGVVPALAHSVLALTEENDEIIIQTPVYPPFHHVIEANGRRLVENPLGLQNDRYEIDFTLLEQQMKTARMIILCNPHNPTGRVFSFDELKRLVALAKQYGVYVLSDEIHADLLFSNVTHHPIIAFDYDQVILVSAPSKTFNIPGLYASYLIVPNADLRLKIEQVQQANFVHPNAFAATAIIAAYEDPESEHWLQELLVYLEENRNYAIQRIQTEMPRLTVVTPDATFLLWIDCAALPFDSKERADWLVEQAGLALTHGQPFGKNASTFERLNFGCPRSQLDEALDRLQTAYQTIVFTD; the protein is encoded by the coding sequence ATGAATGAGCATATGTTTGATGAAGTGTTGGAGAAAAGACAAACCGGGTCCGCCAAATGGGATGGTTTGAAACAACTGTTCGGATCGGATCAACTGATTCCGATGTGGGTGGCAGATATGGATGTCCGCCCTGCCGACTCGATAACAAAAGCTTTGACAAGACGGGCAGCAAGCGGCAACTTTGGTTATTCTCTGTTTGAAGAAAAAGCAAAACATGCCATTCAGCATTGGTTTGACAAACGTTATTATCAATCGGTCGATCCGGCGACGATCCTCTATTCCAGCGGCGTCGTTCCTGCACTTGCGCACAGCGTATTGGCCCTGACCGAAGAAAACGATGAAATCATCATCCAGACTCCTGTCTATCCGCCTTTCCATCACGTCATAGAAGCGAACGGACGACGTTTAGTCGAAAATCCACTTGGTTTACAGAATGACCGGTATGAAATCGACTTTACATTGCTCGAACAACAGATGAAGACAGCACGCATGATCATTTTATGTAATCCGCATAACCCGACCGGTCGCGTGTTCAGCTTCGATGAATTGAAACGACTGGTCGCACTTGCTAAACAATACGGCGTCTACGTCTTGTCGGATGAAATCCATGCCGACTTGCTGTTTTCAAATGTAACGCATCATCCGATTATCGCGTTTGATTACGATCAGGTAATACTAGTCAGTGCTCCGTCTAAAACATTCAATATCCCGGGACTGTATGCTTCTTATCTGATTGTACCGAACGCTGACTTACGTCTTAAAATCGAGCAGGTGCAGCAGGCGAACTTCGTGCATCCGAATGCTTTTGCGGCAACGGCCATCATTGCTGCTTATGAGGACCCGGAAAGTGAGCATTGGTTACAGGAGTTGTTGGTTTACCTTGAGGAGAACCGTAACTATGCCATACAAAGGATTCAGACGGAAATGCCTCGTCTCACCGTCGTAACACCGGACGCCACTTTCTTGCTTTGGATTGACTGTGCCGCTCTTCCTTTTGATTCGAAAGAGCGGGCTGACTGGTTAGTCGAGCAGGCCGGGCTTGCCCTGACACACGGACAACCGTTCGGAAAAAATGCTTCGACGTTTGAACGCCTGAATTTCGGATGCCCGCGCAGTCAGTTGGACGAAGCTCTTGACCGTCTTCAAACGGCTTACCAGACGATTGTCTTTACAGATTAA
- a CDS encoding helix-turn-helix domain-containing protein: protein MTSLSNSIGNQLRRIRLEQQLTQKEVCQNICSQAELSKIEQGKVSATVDTIQKIANRLNVSMLQLFEEDTQAISFQKYDHEWTQLFRNQKFDAVIDSVKEIFSAPINTSIYLLAKYFELIALEGKKSLDYRSCISELSFLADQEEVWYESPLMYVRIKLAIANYYYLNHQFVHSRKIYEAILAMDYNTEEFKNLRIKILYNHAQQLFFQGDYQEGVKVTELGISESIDRKNSSFLGHFYYQRANFKEKLNFDLQTVKDDYSMSYTLFTAFNLDRYVEIVEKGRNDYLLFKFL from the coding sequence ATGACTTCACTTTCAAATTCAATCGGAAATCAATTAAGACGAATCCGTCTTGAACAACAACTGACACAAAAAGAAGTTTGCCAAAATATTTGTAGTCAAGCAGAATTAAGTAAAATTGAACAAGGAAAAGTATCCGCGACGGTTGATACGATTCAAAAAATCGCTAACCGATTAAATGTCTCAATGTTACAATTATTCGAGGAAGACACACAGGCGATATCGTTTCAAAAATACGATCATGAGTGGACGCAACTTTTTCGCAATCAAAAATTTGATGCTGTTATTGATTCTGTCAAAGAAATTTTTTCTGCTCCGATAAATACTTCGATATATCTACTTGCTAAATATTTTGAATTGATTGCATTAGAAGGTAAAAAATCTTTAGATTATCGATCCTGTATTTCGGAGTTATCATTTCTAGCAGATCAAGAAGAAGTGTGGTACGAGTCACCATTAATGTATGTAAGAATTAAGTTAGCAATTGCAAACTACTATTATTTGAACCATCAGTTTGTACATTCAAGAAAGATTTACGAAGCAATACTAGCGATGGATTACAATACGGAAGAATTTAAAAACTTACGAATTAAAATCTTATATAACCATGCGCAACAATTATTTTTTCAAGGGGACTATCAAGAAGGGGTGAAAGTGACGGAACTAGGTATATCTGAAAGCATAGACCGAAAGAATTCTTCTTTTTTAGGGCATTTTTATTATCAACGTGCTAATTTTAAAGAAAAATTAAATTTTGATCTGCAAACAGTAAAAGATGATTATTCGATGTCGTATACTTTGTTTACTGCATTTAACTTAGATCGTTACGTCGAGATTGTTGAAAAAGGAAGAAATGATTATTTATTGTTTAAGTTCTTATAA